The Candidatus Omnitrophota bacterium genome contains the following window.
TCTCATAATAAACTCTAAAGATCTACCCTGCAGAACGAACCTTGGCGGCTTTACCTTTTCTTGCGCGTAGATAATATAATTTTGCGCGCCTTACCTTTCCTTTATGCAACAGTTCTATTCTTTCCAGATTAGGGGAATTAATAGGAAATATCCTCTCCACGCCTTCTCCGTAAGAAATCTTGCGCAAGGTAAAGGTTTCAGAAATACCCTTTCCCTTTTTAGCAATAACTATGCCTTCAAAGGGATGTATGCGCACCTTACCTGCTTCCAAGACCTTTCCATACACCTTTAAAGTATCGCCGATATTAAACTGCGGCAAGTCCTTTCTTAACTGCTTCTTCGTAAATTCTTCTAATCTTTTCATTTCGCATCTCCGCTTTTTTTATTTTTGTTTTAAAAGGTCAGCCCTTTTCTTCTTTGTCTCTAACAACGCCTGCTTACGCCTCCAGTCTGCAATTGCCTTATGATCTCCTGAAAGCAACAATGCAGGCACCTTCATCTTTCTGAAATCTGCTGGTCGGGTATATTGAGGGTACTCTAGAATTCCGGACTCAAAACTCTCTTCCTTCAAAGATTCGCTTCTTCCTAAGACACCCGGCAGAAGACGAACAACAGAATCAATTAACACCATTGCTGGTAATTCTCCACCCGTCAAGACATAATCTCCGATTGAAATCTCTTCATCAACCAGATATCCTTTTACCCTCTCATCCACTCCTTCATAATGACCGCAAATCAAAACAAGAT
Protein-coding sequences here:
- the rplS gene encoding 50S ribosomal protein L19 produces the protein MKRLEEFTKKQLRKDLPQFNIGDTLKVYGKVLEAGKVRIHPFEGIVIAKKGKGISETFTLRKISYGEGVERIFPINSPNLERIELLHKGKVRRAKLYYLRARKGKAAKVRSAG
- the trmD gene encoding tRNA (guanosine(37)-N1)-methyltransferase TrmD, giving the protein MLIDVLTIFPASFPAVLNESILKRAQRAGKVKIRINDIRDYTEDKHKKVDDRPFGGGPGMVMCPQPIFSAVEAICKKNKVRKDKRKIILLSPQGRKLTQERAKQLSKFKHLVLICGHYEGVDERVKGYLVDEEISIGDYVLTGGELPAMVLIDSVVRLLPGVLGRSESLKEESFESGILEYPQYTRPADFRKMKVPALLLSGDHKAIADWRRKQALLETKKKRADLLKQK